TGCAATTGCTGTCAACTTTTCTTTGTATTCTTTGAACTGCAGCAGTTGATCCGACATTGATGAAACCAACTGATTCACCAGAGATGAAAGTTTGAAGAAGAATATCTTTGTTTTGGTGGAAATTAAAGTGCGGGGACATGTAATTTGGGCGTTAATGGATCATATCCTGATCCTCCAGTAGCAAAGCTTACACCCGTTAGTAAATCTTGAGGCTGCAACAATGGGTCCAAATATGCTGGCAATACGTCCTTAATTCCCAGCTGTTCAACTGGAAGAACAATAAATATCCCACAGTAAAATCAGTAAATATAGAGATCCTTTCTTTCACCAATTTAACTACTTCATATGCAATTTGGTAGCAATATTGTAATGGCCAGCGTCTACCTATGAATTGGATGGGACTGCCGTCCGATGGACAAGTTGGATCAACCACTTTGGGCTCTTGTCAGAGACGGTCCATTTGATGATGAGAAAAAGTGTGGCCACCTTGGGTTCATAAAATCTCTCCCCAAATTTCGCCACTAAAACGTCAATGGATgaattaattacatatattttacttCAATTTCTAAAGCAACTTTTTGTGCATATTACAGCAATTTTCCATCTTTCATAAATTCGTTTCAATTTCAACCACTTTAATCTTCTAAAAAATAGTGTATTTtgacataaagaaaataataaatgcatGATTATTCAATTATGAAACACTGTTATTAGTTGGTGAAATAATAATGGATGCATatgaaaaatcaaattgttttgCTGTTTCTATTTTGTTTACTATAAATTAGATCAGACTGTGAGATCCAACGATAATTAGTATCAATAGTTACATAAAGTATCAGAAACGAGTAAAGTAAATACAGTTTTTGAGGagctatttttatataaaaattattagtgatATTTTGTAATCAGTTGtcatttattaattatgttatattcaTACCGATGGGACATGGTCCACTGGAACAAGAAATACGAAAGCAACAATGCCTGATTTGGtctttgcttttatttttaagttatccAAACTCTCAAccatattatgtatttattggGCTCGGACCCGGCTTGGCCCGtccgtattaatttttatattatttttaaatatatataatacatcaaaaaaattaaaaatatcaaaataaatatttcccaacaaattgaaaataaattttaaaaaaatatgtagacttaaataacattaagataaaTGCAACTTGACAAGCAAGTGcttctaaaataaaaacaaaattaacaataaaataagttttatacaatatccaaacaataacaacaaaatagttgtaacaagaaaataacattgaaaaacaaaacaaaaaaagatcaaatttttgttttgtcctttagtgaatttGGGCCAGGTCGGACTCAGGCTAAAAATACCTTACCCGAGGCCTGGCCAATTTTTCAAACGGaccttattttttattcaagtctATTTATATGTGAAGCAGTAACCAAATGATATTATTGATGGAGATATGATAGAGTACAGTgagtttttaaaacataattaaaaatataattaatataattatgagCCAAATATATggtagttaaaaatatttttaaaatatatatacatcaaaacacCAGTCTTTGATATCACACGGTAAAAGATAGAGTgaaaagaaaacagagaaaTAGAGAGCTTTAGTTGGTTGTCTTCATAATTAGGAATTTGGCTCACAAGAATTTGTTCACATATTTGGGAAGAAGTGGGATTATTAGGGCTCTGTATGCCTTCTCCGTTGGATGATAACTGtcccaaaatatataatttgaggCATCTGTACAAGTAGATGGCACCCATTTATTACACAAAACTGCTACTTCAATGTTCCCTGTCCCACAGCATCCTACGTCTGCAAATTTAAAGCCTGaaaatcccaaaatttaaaaaaagtttttccATGTGTAACCAAAGAATATAGTCCAGGGTCCAAAAGGTAGGCTTTTTAATTACCATGTTTTTGAGGGTTGTCAATGAGATCAAGGAGGGGTTTGTAGATATCTACGTACACAAATTTCCCACCAGGCATGCTTGTTCGAAGGGTATTCAACGCTGCAGATAGCTTTTTATTGAACAACCTAGCTGCTACATTGTACTCATTTGCGCAATGCCTTTCCGTTCCTCCTGCTAAAGTTCTTTGTGATGGCACACAGCCGATTGGTGGTGCACTAAAAACCGCTATTCTTCTTGCTCCCAAACCATATAGTTCCTtgcaatattattatattcACAACAAATTCATGCCTAAAACATATTGTTGCCAAAGAAAATTGCCATGAAGATTCAAATACCTTTAAAAATTCAGTAGCCGAGTTCAGCATTAAATCAGTATAAGCAGGAACATCGTACAGCATTTTCCTGGCACGGAGAACAAAGTAGGTATTGGCAATGTCATCACTGCCGGCTACGACAAGATATAAGCTGTTAGCtatgatgaatttttttttctcttctccgaCAAGTTGTTTCAGCTTCGCTATGTAttctttaaagagatttaactGGTCCGCCATCGATATTACCGACTGATTTTTGGAGAAATCAAGGTAAAAAAAGAACCTTGTGTAAGAACTAAGAATGAAAAAGGGTAGAACAAAAGGAAGTTTTAATTAAGAAGAAATATTGTGTACCGCTAGTTCGGGAGTCATAGGATCATATCCAGAGCCACCAGAAGCAAATGATACTCCTGTTGGGAGATCTTGGGGTTTCAAGTCTGGATCCAAATATGCTGGCAATCTATCTTTAATTCCCAATTCTTGAGCTGAAAATTAATTAAcccaaagaagagaaaaaaataacatcATGGATTAATTGGaaagttaaatatataataatttattactcTCGGATTTTTTATCTGGACCTAATGTTTTTCCAAGGGATTTTAAAGGTGagtttttttaaggttttatttttgagatattACTAAAAAGTTAAGAAGATTTCAAGCTGCtctagtaaattttttaaaaatctcttaattagatatatataaatcaGGGATGAATAAAATTCTATATTGTATAGTTTAATTATGCATGTGAAGAAGACTGGGGACgacatgtttttaatttattttttcttcttttcctttaatCGTGATGACATGATCATTTCTAAGTAAGGGCCCTGCAATGAATCATCAAGATTTTGAAGCTAATGGAGAGCAAGTCAAATATGCAGTAACTAAAAGACCTAAATGCTGCTGAACTGATTCTGAAGTTCCATTttgtctttctctttttctctttcgaGGGTTGCTTTCAATTGGTACTTAAGTGTTGTCTGAATCTATTTGATGTGCtcattgtttttaattttcctcATATCGAATAATATGCATCAAtttgtatgcatgcatgcatgtgaCATATGTACACCTTTGATAGTAAGATAAGTGATATTGCAAACGAATCAATTATGATAATGAAATGCAAGTCATTGTTTTCACTCAACCACCGCCCTTTCCACCtctttcatttcattaatttctagTCATGCACCCTTCAAATTGAGTCTACTACATCAACTATTAAACCCTGCTgtctatattattttataccTTGACTGATCAGATATGGGTTGCCAGTATGTTTCGTGAACATACAATTACAAACATGAGCATTTCTATGCTCAAACAATATGAAAATTCCCATTTTCGAGCATTATATACTTTTTTCGTCCCTATTACTTTGTCATGttttgatgaaaaaaaaaattcaactttgatctttctttaaaattaatcatgaataaaatttagaaaaattatatattagaaTAACCTTCAATGAGtagtttttaaatatgtttattttgtgaatttcaaaataattaaagttaaaagtttaaaaaattggaTCCTAAAAATGTCAACCATGTTAAGCCAAAACCAGGTTTTTTTTCAGCTTGGTTTTCCCTAATATGAAAAAAAGAGGGCAATTAACATGGCTGAAAACTTAAACAAGAAGACCAAACAGAGAGAAAATTTCTAATAATGtggaaaaaagagaagaagagagaattgGTTAATCACTACCTAACAAATCGGAAGGGGTTTTTCCATCGGAAAACCTTCCGGTTGGAATGCCTCCATTAAAATCTTGGCCGTAGGGGCGAAAGTTGCACTTAATCAGGGTCATGAGATTGTTGTTGTTTCCGGTGTCAACAATGGAATCCCCGAACGCAATAACAGCAGGAACCGTTTCATTTGGAGGTAGCTTCACCAAAGCCTTTGTTTCGCACATCAAAAGCGCTAATATTACCAAAAGAGGAGACAGCAAGGAGGTTGATGAAACAGACCACAATCTCGTGTCCATGGTATATTGAATGAAGCTGTTATTGCACTAAGTATGCATATAATATTGAACTTTGATAAAAGATGGTTTGTCTTCCCACTCCTCTTTCTTGGCTTATTTATACATGCAAATCACAGGATCATAAATTAAAGAGGAAGGATTCTATTTCATAAAGCACAGCCAATTTTACttactttttttctattttatgattaaattttttggaGGGTCGCGGCTGCTATTTTAAGTAATGTTGTTTAGGAGGCATTGTACCATTAACACTATATTACtagtatgtaaatattaaatttgtatcTATACGCCATCAGCGAAATTCGTGTTAtagtgataattttttttaatataatcaaccttttacatttttcttattaatttgattttaactattttttagttaaatttaaccaTTGATCTTTCAAAAAGGTCAAATCGTTTTTAATAGATATGTatactaaaacattaatttatttaatgatgTTGATGTGACAACCCATGTGATGACAATTTCACATGTACTTCATGTTGATATGACACTATTTTTCTCTATATcacattaacaaataatttaaaatataaaattcaaaaaaatagcagtattttcattaaaaatttaatgggtAAGTTGTCGTGCAAATTGtcgtataaaattttatgccaaaaaattttattgaagtaaaataaagaaaaaattgtaatgcattttatattcatatttctACCTTCCTATAAACCATTAAAACAAAAAGGTAGAGATGGTGTTAGAAGGTGAATAAACATTAATTACAAATTAGATAATGCTTTTCTTTTGGAAGAAGATAATGCTTGGTATCACGTAAATAAAATTTGTGTAACCTACCCAAGCTACACGTTCCAGTTCTACGTTCAATTTCCCAGCTTTCTCTTTATTTTGGTCATGGATCTACTGCCATCTTTcaccctctttttcttttctaaagtGAAAGAATATTgtagaacatatatatatatatatatatatatatatatatgtgcatggCAAACATGAACGACATTTGGACCTTGTCCATGCTTCCTCTCATTTTTAACTCTTTTCTCATCTaatttattatgtataatttaacgtcctttagatttttatttatttattttgagtattatctaactttaaatataacaccttaaactctaaaccctgaattcttaaaaagaaacaacaacATAATTTCCCGAAACAAATCATgtgttttctaatatttttgtttattttttatacaacaCTTAGAACAATTCATAGCCTTTTCTGAGgataaacacatttcaaaacGATTAAATTCACGTTTTTTTACACCGATAACAATGTCAATACCAACCGaactaaaacttttgaaaagtttaaacaAAACAAGTATTGTGAAATAAATTTCCCAAAATGGTAGTTAATGAAAATGATGAGACGTGCGTATGCATTTTTCTTTATTAAGATTTGacagataattttattatccaaGTTAAGGCagatatacataaaaaaaaagaaattgcaaaTTAAAGGCAAAGAAAAGTCGCAATCACAACCTCCAACTGCCACAATTAGTTTATAAATTGGCCGACCCCGCTGGCAATTAAGATTCTAATCCACAAATATCGCTTAAATTTTCGATTTTAAGTTGTCAACTTTGAAACCGAAAGTCAATTAAATTTGGAATGATTTTAAAGCTGAACACCACAGTACAGTACCCGGGAATGAAATTTCAACTCTTTAGATTTACACTAATTGTACGTTAAATCTTATAGCTTAGATATGCAGGAAATGTTTTGGGTTTCTTATTAGTTACGGATTAATCTTTCCATCTTAAGTGCAATGCATTGTTATGGTGATTAAATCACATTTtgtattaaacaataatatttttg
This sequence is a window from Gossypium raimondii isolate GPD5lz chromosome 5, ASM2569854v1, whole genome shotgun sequence. Protein-coding genes within it:
- the LOC105768993 gene encoding GDSL esterase/lipase EXL3, which codes for MDTRLWSVSSTSLLSPLLVILALLMCETKALVKLPPNETVPAVIAFGDSIVDTGNNNNLMTLIKCNFRPYGQDFNGGIPTGRFSDGKTPSDLLAQELGIKDRLPAYLDPDLKPQDLPTGVSFASGGSGYDPMTPELASVISMADQLNLFKEYIAKLKQLVGEEKKKFIIANSLYLVVAGSDDIANTYFVLRARKMLYDVPAYTDLMLNSATEFLKELYGLGARRIAVFSAPPIGCVPSQRTLAGGTERHCANEYNVAARLFNKKLSAALNTLRTSMPGGKFVYVDIYKPLLDLIDNPQKHGFKFADVGCCGTGNIEVAVLCNKWVPSTCTDASNYIFWDSYHPTEKAYRALIIPLLPKYVNKFL